The nucleotide sequence ACAAAAATTTTAAGTAACCAATTAATTAATACATTACAAATATACAAATGAGGTGATGTAAAAAATGAATGAAAGTCGGGAGCTAAAGGAGTTTGAAATGTCTAAATCGCCTAATTTTATTATAACCGAAACAGAACCTATGCCGCTTCTACGAGATTTTGCCACATTTACCCAATATTTAAGAGCACATCACATTGTCTTAACCCGGGTCAATGAGTTCATATCTGGAAGAGACTTATATGAACTAAACCAGGAGATGACTCATCCTCTCCCAGATACTACTCCACGAACCGACCAGACTTTGTATCCGCTTTTGCATTTGTTTTACCACCTAGTTTTGGCAGGAAAATTGTTCCAAAAGGTTCCTGAAAAAGGCGGCAGATTTGTTCTGAAAACAACTGGACGTCTTCAATTATACGATGAATTGAAACTTACAGAAAAATATTTCTTCCTGCTGGAGACTTTCTGGGTGGATGCCGACTGGGAAAAACTCCAAGCAGGATACTTTGAGCGCTCACCTTTATATACCGTCCCTAAAGTTTTAGAATATCTGAGCAAACAACAGCCAGGGGAAAAAATCCAGCTAAAAGGCGAGAAAGCATTTGATATAGCTGAGATGTTTTTGGATTGGGAATACTTCTTGCACTATTTTTTCTTTTTCGGCTTCTGGGAGGTAACTTATGAAGATTTATCTGCACAGCATTGGCCTAAACGTTATTTCCGAGCAGAATCAATAACACCTTCGGCTTTTGGTGTAGCTATAGCCCGAGTCTTAAAGGATACGAGGAATTTATTTTACTGGAATTTACCTACTCGCCGTGAAGCTGGCGAATGGAAAGCTATACCAGGATCTCCCTTACCTGATGAAAACTTGTTCGAACTTTTTGAAGAAGAGCTAAAACTCAAAAGGCCGAAAGCAGTTATTAGGGCAGGCAAAGAAAAACCTGGAGATTTATTCTTTCTGCCTTTTGTTCCTCT is from Candidatus Thermoplasmatota archaeon and encodes:
- a CDS encoding plasmid pRiA4b ORF-3 family protein; protein product: MNESRELKEFEMSKSPNFIITETEPMPLLRDFATFTQYLRAHHIVLTRVNEFISGRDLYELNQEMTHPLPDTTPRTDQTLYPLLHLFYHLVLAGKLFQKVPEKGGRFVLKTTGRLQLYDELKLTEKYFFLLETFWVDADWEKLQAGYFERSPLYTVPKVLEYLSKQQPGEKIQLKGEKAFDIAEMFLDWEYFLHYFFFFGFWEVTYEDLSAQHWPKRYFRAESITPSAFGVAIARVLKDTRNLFYWNLPTRREAGEWKAIPGSPLPDENLFELFEEELKLKRPKAVIRAGKEKPGDLFFLPFVPLFAEGELQKTLPREGIKFVDGTYVFKVGLAKNLWRRIEISANHTLLDLHRAIQEAYNFDDDHLYSFFMDGKPWSHEGFRSPFEDEGPYVDEARIGELGLFVGQNILYLFDYGDEWRFRVELEKIRTEGSKPRKPKIMEKKGESPEQYRYYEE